In Rhinolophus ferrumequinum isolate MPI-CBG mRhiFer1 chromosome 16, mRhiFer1_v1.p, whole genome shotgun sequence, the sequence GCGCTTAGCTTTTCCTTCTTTGGGGATTATGATAAAATACATTCTCAggaatgaagaagaatgaaatattttacatttatttgccaAGGAATCATGCCAACTTACATGACCACCCGCCAGGTGGGGTTACTATTTTTGCTCCAACTTTAGCATACTAagtgtttctatttttgtaaacTCTTTTGCTCCATTAATAGCTATGGACAAAACCAGGTGAAATGCTGTCCCCAAGGGGTGACCTGCTCTACCTTCGCCCTGCTCCCCGGGAAGGGGACATCTTCAGCATCCCCTATACTCCTAGCAGATTTTCATTGCAGGAGGGAGAGCAGGCTTCTGGTCGCTTTTCTGCCTTCCACTCACAGCACTGTTTATCTTGCTTTAACAGCCGGAGCAGTTTAATGGACAAAATAACACCTTCTCGGGAAGCAGCTACAGTAACTACAGCCAAGGGAACGTCAACAGGGTACGTTCCAGTTTTCGTCTTAGGAACTGTAACCCACCTGCCGttcccaccccagcctctggaCCTTAGCAGAGGGTGTATGGGCCTGTGCTCTCGGGTCACCTGCTCGGGGGCACAGAGATGCCTGAACGAAGAATCCGCAGGGTGGGTGGGCCAGGGGCAAGTACGGACCTGGACACTCCTGGAAGAAACAAAGGGGGGGGGctaagagagaaggggagaggggctcCGGGGGAGCCATCTGCCCGTGATGCTGCAGGCCTGCCTCCATCTGGGGACCCCAGTGGGCTGGGTTGGGGAAAGAGGTGTGGCCTACTGTCATGATGTGGGCGGGCAGCAGGAGCCCTGAGCTTGGTCAGCTCTCCTCTCATTCCAGGGTTACATTAGACAAGTCCCCCCTCACCTTGCACCTGGGTCCCCATTTGTCAAATGGGCCAGGGTATCCTTACCCCACCAGTGAAGGGTGGGGAGATCCCAGACCCTCCTGTCTTCCAGTGGGGGCAGAGGCCTGAGtacagcaggaaggagggagaggttTCCTAGGGGGCTCTCCTCTCCCAGCAGAGCAGGGCCACAGCCCTAGGGCCCTGGGATGGGTGGTATATGTCCACAGCCGTGGCCCCTCCTATCTCTGTGACCCTATAACCTACGTGtggtttctctttccctccagcCTCCCAGGCCAGTTCCTGTGGCAAATTACCCCCACTCACCTGTTCCAGGGAACCCCACGCCCCCCATGACCCCTGGGAGCGGCATCCCCCCGTACCTGTCCCCCAGCCAAGATGTTAAACCACCCTTCCCGCCAGACATCAAGCCAAATATGAGCGCTCTGCCGCCACCCCCAGGTGAGtgccccactctccctccctatGTGTGGCAGGAGACGGGTGTTAGAAGTCTGAGTACCCGTGCAGCTCGGCATGTGGAGAGGGTAGGAGGGCTTGAGAGCAGGTAGACGCCGCCCAGAAGGGAAGGCTGAGCCGAGGCTGGGCTGCCAACAGCCCTCATTGCCTGCCTGAGCGGCTAGGAGGAAAAGCAGGCGGGAGGGGGAGCCTGTGGGTGAGAGGAGATGCAGAGCCCAGCTGAGTGTGGGAGTGGGATGCAGGGATGGTCAGGGTGGGTCACGTGGACTAGAAATGCTGGGCTCCCTTGTGTGCTTGGCACACAGCCCAACTTCCGTGGCCCTGTTTGCACCCACACCTGTGTGTTCCTCTGAGCGTGCAGTCAGGGGTGCGTGTCCTGTGGGTGGGTGAGCCCCACCTGTGGCCTCAGAGCCCAGGCCTCTGTGCCCACGGTGGCCAGGGGCGTGTGGCTCACCGCCTCTTCCCCCGCCCAGCCACCCACAACGACGAGCTGAGGCTCACGTTCCCCGTGCGGGATGGCGTGGTGCTGGAGCCCTTCCGCCTCGAGCACAACCTGGCCGTCAGCAACCACGTCTTTCACCTGCGGCCCACAGTCCACCAGACACTGATGTGGAGGTGAGTGTCTGGGCGGAGGCACAGGCCTCAGGTGTGCACAGGAGGCCCCGGCGGGACATCCCCGAGCCCTGGCATTGCGCTGATGGGAGCAGTATCAGTGACGGAGCCCTCTGTGCGCAAGGCCCTGGAGATGTCACGGGGAGCCCGCAGGGACAGGGAACACAAACAGCCTCGGCATCATGGCCAAAGGCAGGGGACAGCTGTCAGTCACCCTTGTCCTGACAGAGTGGTCAGGAAAAGGTGGTTAGTTCAGACCTGACGGCTTAGCAAGACTGTGTTCCAGCAGAGGGTGTTCCAGCAAGAGGAACCTGAGCATGGCTCGATGTGGCCCGAGCGGGGAATGTGGAGCGATGAGACTAGAGTGGAAACAGGGCTGGGTCGGGCAGGACCAGCCAACCCTGCAGATGACAAGGAGTTAGTCACCAGGCTGGGCTGCTACTCACACACCAGACAAGCCAGAGAGCAGTGGCTGGAAGTCCCCGGCTGGACCCGGCCCTGTGTCCCATGCCTTCCAGTGGACAATGCTTACCCCGTTGatgatgaggaacctgaggccaGAGAAGCTGGGTAGCTTGGGGCAGCTCCCAGCTAGCGAGTGGCAGAGCGGGGACATGGGCCTGGGTCTCTTGGATGTTGGAACATGATGGTGTTCCCACTCAGTCCTTCCTCCTCAGGCACGACTCTCACTGCCGAGCCGCGCCGCGCCTGTGACCAGAGCCCCTCAGCTGCCCAGTGAGCAGCTTGAAGGCATGAGATGGGTCTGAGCTAGGCGTGGGCACACACACAGCTGACCCATTGTCTTGACCACACCGAGCAGGCCGCAGTGAGGGCCCGAGACAGCTGGGGTGGGCGTGAGGGCATGGGAGCTCCCGCTCAGGCGGGAAGGTGGAGACCGCTGTGCTGGGGCCTTGCTTACCCTCCCTTCCATACCCAGGTGTGTCCTCACCTGGGAGGCTTCCTGCGGCCCTGTGCACTGGCCCTGCTTGGTTTTCATGCATATGTGGTCACTTGGGGGTTCATGTGGACTCCCTTTAGTGCCATGTCTTTGGGGTCcacggcggggggcggggggcaggacTGAACCAGACGTGACCCTGGCCTGTGGTGCTTGTTCCAGCAGGAGCATAATCAGCTTCTCAGCTGGTCTTGTCACATTAGTGTCTTTTTGCTCCTCTGTCCCTGTCCTGGGGAATAGGCGTCGTCTTTATAGGTGGAGGGCCCAGGGAGATTGCGGCCGAGTATGGGGGTGGCTGCAGAGAATAGTACGTGGGAGTTATGAGGGAAATTGGGATGTTGGGATGGGTTTGATTACAGGTGGGTACAGGGGACAATATCCAGGGTGCGAAGAGAGCTTGGGGAAGCTGGGGGAGCCGTCACGGCCAAGGGTGGGTCCTGAGGGACTCACGGGGCTTGGTGAGTTAGGGGTATGTAGCCACCCATCGTCGAGGCCACAGGCAGCCCCCGGCAGAGCCAAGCtgagccccacccctgccccccacccaggtCTGATCTGGAGCTGCAATTCAAGTGCTACCACCATGAGGACCGGCAGATGAACACCAACTGGCCGGCCTCAGTGCAGGTCAGCGTGAACGCCACACCCCTCACCATCGAGCGCGGGGACAACAAGACCTCCCACAAGCCCCTGCACCTGAAGCACGTGTGCCAGCCGGGCCGCAACACCATCCAGATCACCGTCACGGCCTGCTGCTGCGTGAGTGGGCGGGCATGCGGGCACCCCGCCGGGACCCTGAGGTCCTCGGTCCCCTCAGGTCCTCAGCCTCGTCCTTAGGTCTTCGTCCCCCATTCCACAGCCACCCAAGTGACCTTTCAGAAACATTCTTCAGAAATGTGCAGTGGTCCCCCAGGGCTgtggaataaaattcaaactcgGTGGGTCTCCAGAGCCACTGCTCTCGCCTCTTCCCCGGTCCTGACGCCTCCCTCTGCTCTGCACTGTCACCTCCACTTACTCCTGTAGGCCCGTCCTCCTGGACACCTCCCCTGCCACCCCATGCCCACCACCTCCCAGCTTCCTCTGCTGAAGCTCTGCGTCCCTCAATGCTAGGCTCTGTTCTGGCCACATTCACAAGAAATTTTTATATCCTAATCACCTTTTCCCCTAGACCCAACTCCAAGTCTGGAGTTAACGCTCCCTTCTTCACCCAACCCACTGTTTTAGAatcacgtatgtgtgtgtgtccctccaaCCTATGACTCATTGCCTTAGGGCCATATCTGAGCCACATGTCCGTCCCCCAGAgatcagggcctggcacacattGCTTGCTTGGGGACCTGCACGAAAGTATATTGCCTTACCCTGCTCTGCTGGCGTCTCGGGGGGACAGACGCAGGAGAAGGAAAAGCTCTGATCCATCAGGAGTCACAGGGCTGGGGAGGCTGTCAGAGTGGGGAGACTGTGGGGCCTTGGCTGGGGTGCGCAGTCCTGGGAGGTGTCCTGGAGGAGAGGGACGGGGCTCTGCCCTCTAGCAGAAAGGTTGGAGGATGCATAGTGGGGCGCTGGCCCAGTGTCCCATAACCAATCCGGGGTGTTCTGGTGTCATAGTCTTGTTGGCCTGGAGCAGAGGCAGGTGTTCTCAGGTGGTGAACCCAGTCTGGGTCACCTGGTCACAGGTCGCAGGACATATTCTGGGCCTCGAAGGCTCTCTCTCCCAGGTCCTGGGAGACCCACTCCTAAAGTGCATCAGTTTGGCCCTGGCCTCTGGGGACCTTCGGGCATGGGGCAGCCTGGGCCTGCAGAGGCTGCGGTGGGGCTGGCTGTGGGGGCCACTGCAGGGCCTGACACCCGCTCTTCCTCGCAGTCCCACCTCTTCGTGCTGCAGCTCGTCCACCGGCCATCTGTGCGCTCCGTGCTGCAAGGCCTGCTCAAGAAGCGCCTCCTGCCCGCTGAGCACTGCATCACCAAAAGTGAGTGAGGAGCAGACCCCGGCCCGCGGTGGTCCGCCTGCACCCGGGACTGACCTGTGGCTCTGTGCACGGCACCCCAGGGCCCTGAGTGTTCCTTGGCACCGCCCCCCGTCCCCGACTCCTGCCCCTCCTCTGCGTCTATGCAGTTGACCAGATGAGTGCTGCCCTTTAAGACCAAGTGGGAATCCAGACCCACCTGGCTCCCAGCACAAACCACCGTAGTGCAGACAGTCCAGGCAGGCTTCCTGGATGAGGTGATCACCTGAAAGGGTGGGAGGAGCAGGATAAGGAGGGTCTTAGTGGGAGGAAGGTGTGGGGTAGATCAGGCTGGCCTCCCTGCTCCAACAGCGCACACCTAACTCTAGATGAAAAGCCCTGGCTCAGAATCCACTCCTTTGGAGGAGACCCCCCGGTAACAACAACTCTGGGGAGCACCGTGCAGGCCATGCGCCACTGCTCCCTTCTTCCATTGTGCTTCTTCACACCGTCTGCGCCCTAGAATCCCAGCAGGCAGATGTCCATTTCCGTTTCCACACTTGCAGAATTAAGTGCAAAAGTGCCTGAGGGGGCTCTGTTGACCCAGAAAATCAGTGGACAGGTGCCAGGCGGGGTTTCTGCAAGTTTTGCAGAAAGTCCTCTTTCTAGTGAAGGTGAGGCCTGTTCCACAGAGACTGGGGAACCAACATGGCCACCTCCAGGGCCACATGAGCTCTCCGCATGTCCAGCGTGGGGGCTCGTTCAGAGTGCCACCGGCCTGGGGCACCCGGCACGCCAGACTCCCCTTTGACCAGGCGACGGTGTGCTGGGCATTCCTGTGACCTCCCAGTtttgggggtcggggggagaACGAGGGTGTGTTTCAGCCACATaaaggagggggcgggggcatGTGCAGCACGACCCTGCTCACCACCGgcgcctcccctccccactaCAGTCAAGCGGAATTTCAGTAGCGTGGCGGCCTCATCAGGCAACACGACCCTCAATGGGGAGGACGGCGTGGAGCAGACGGCCATCAAGGTGTCTCTGAAGTGTCCCATCACGTTTCGGCGCATCCAGCTGCCTGCTCGAGGCCATGACTGCAAGCACGTCCAGGTGAGCCATCCCGTGAGAGCCACCTGGGGTCTGGCTGTGATGGTAAAAGgtaggcagaggggacagcaggccTGTCTCTGACCCCCAGACAACGCCACAGCCATCGGCAGCGCTCCCACTTCAGCCGTCATTTATCCTTTTATCATCTTCTCTGCTTGCTCTGGGCGAGGGCCCAGAGGGCTGCAGAACTAGATGTAGGCAGTCCCCACCCTGGCAATGTCAGATGCCAGCTGGAAATCTGGCACATGTGGCCAGGGCTGGTTCGCGACGGAGAGCAGAGATGCCTCTTCCTGGTCACTGCTGTTCCTGCAGGGCCTTGCCCTGAGCACGTGCTCAGGACATGGGTGGAATGAATGACGGTCACAGCCTGGGTGGCTACAACAGAGCACTGTGCAAATGTGGGCAGCCCAGGGCAGGCTGGGGCTGCTCAGGGAAGGAACCCCAAAAAAGGGGTGTGAGAAGCCACCCCTGAGGAGCCTGGGTGTGAGCCTGCaaggtgggcaggagggagaagaggctGCAAGGCCAGGCCGGCTGCTCCCTAAGTCCCACCCTCGAACACAGCCTCCCGAGGGCCTCCTCGTGGGGCAGGagcctccctcactccctccggGAGAACGTTGTGGGCACAGTGGACCTCTGGTCACTTTATGTGATACACACTGATGAACTGGATTGCATGTGTCCTCGGTACCTGGGCTGGGCTGGTGGGAAAGCTAGAGTTTTCCATACTGACCCAAGCCTCAGTGAGAGGGGCTGTCACAGGCAGGATCCGCGAGGGGCAGCTACAGGGGAACCAGAAAGGCTTCTGGAAGGATGTAGGCGTGGGGGTGGTGTGAGGAGGGCCGGCAGAGGAGGAACTCAGCATGGCCAGTTTGCTGTATGTGCAGCAGAAAAGTGGCACAATCATCACACTACCCAACAACCAGCCTGGGTCTCTCCCACCATCTGTCTCCCTCCCTGGTGGGAGGTCTTCATAAGAGTCTCAGAGGCAGTAGCGATTGCATCGAAATGGTTTCTGACAGTCCTGatatcatctgtctgtctgtctatctgtgtCTGTCGGCCTCTGCAGTGCTTTGACCTGGAATCATACCTGCAGCTGAATTGCGAGAGGGGGACCTGGAGGTGTCCTGTGTGCAAGTGAGTGACGCCCACCCCAGCAGAGCTCTGCTAGCCTCCCTCTGGCCCTGCTCTTTGGGGTTCAGCCACCTCCACCTGCCCTAAACGCAAAAGAGAGAACCCAGATACAGCAGAGGGCTTCAGATGACCCGAGCTGTACAGAATCCCCTGGTATCGAGCTGTCCCAAGGGCGCCCTCTCCTGTCAGTGCTGTAGTAGTAACCGCGGCAGGAGCAGGGTGTCTCACTGACACCGTGGGGAGGGTGGACTGTGTCCCCACCCTCGAGGGTCTAGGAGCAAAGACCaagcccttctctctccttttccagtAAAACTGCTCTGCTCGAGGGCCTGGAGGTGGATCAGTACATGTGGGGCATCCTGAATGCCATCCAACAGTAAGTGAGCTTCCCAGGCGAGGGGCACATGGGCTGGGGTGGTGGGAATGCCAGCCTGGAGTGAAGGAGGCGGGCACGCGCACATGCCTgacacccccaaccccttccccccaccccggGCTGGGAGACCGCATACCCACATCTCTCACCTTCCTGTGACTTCACCTCTGGGGTTTCTGTACCTGGGGACAAAGGAACTTTCCAGAAAAGACTACACAGTTCCCCTGACAGCCACTTCCTGTGTGGGAGGCCCTAGGGCCAGGTGCCCTGTGCCCAGACACTTGCTAATCCGAGCCTCAGTCTCTCCACCTTTCAAAAGATGTAAAAATCCCCCACAACTCTTATCGTGGGTAGAGCCTGGagcagatgggggcagggggcctGGGCAAGGAGACCTCAGTATCTGTCGGAACTGGAGGCTCTTGCGTCCGAAGCTCAGCTCCCTAGAGCCTCAGCTCTGCCCTCTTGCCCCGCCAGCTCCGAGTTCGAAGAGGTCACCATCGACCCCACGTGCAGCTGGCGGCCAGTGCCCATCAAGTCAGACCTGCACATTAAGGATGACCCCGACGGCATCCCCTCCAAGCGGTTCAAAACAATGAGCCCCAGCCAGATGATCATGCCCAATGTCATGGAGATGATCGCAGCCCTGGGCCCCGGCCCGTCCCCCTACCCGCTCCCGCCTCCACCTGGGGCCACCAACTCCAACGACTACAGCAACCAAGGTGGGTGACAGCAGACAAGGAGGGCAGCCCCAAGTCCCACAGGGGGCACAAGACTTCTGTGCTGATGGTGGCAGGTGCGGGGTCGGGCGGGGGGGATGTCATGTAAAGGCACAGAGGTGACGTGCACCCCTCAAAACAATCCCACATCACGGGACTTGTGGGTACAGTGGCCCGTGCCCTGCCATCGTCCCATCTCCATCCAGCCCTGGGGGTTGGCATCCAGCTAGGAAGCTTGAGTGAAGAGCTGCCGCATGACCCAGCCTCCTGCCTCTCCCATCCCACCCTGCCCAGCCTTCTCTCCTCACTCCGGGAGCTCCTGGGGACAGCTCCTTGCCTCCGGGCAGGCAGGTGCCAAGCCCAGGGGCTTCAGAACCTGCTTTGCTGGGGACACAACTGCCACCTCTTTCCCAGCCTGAGTGTTCACCAGTACCAACAGCAGTCACCTGGAGTTCTTGGCCCTTCCCCggccctcctccttctctgtgaCATCAATATTGTTCCTGTCCCTGCCACTCTCGCACCCTCCCAGAGACAGAGTCCAGGGGCTTGGAGCTCCAGCCTTGGCCACCAAGGTCACTGTCACTGCCCTCTTACTCTCTGCTGCCCACACGAAGCTTCACCCATACTGTCCTTGGTTCCTAGAAGGTACCCAGCCCCCTCAAACACAGAGGGCACCTCCACCCTGGACCCTGCTCTTGGGTGTGCAGAGCGCCCGGATGACTCCCGGCCCAGGGAGGTCAGCCCACCCCACCAGCGTCCCACAGCACGCTGCGGGCCCCAGCTTCCCAGCACGCTCGTCCTCTGACCTCTTGCCACGGCCACACGATAGAGGGGGCAGCGGCCAAAGAGGCCAGGCAGCTGGCTTTTAATCGTGTCGTCTTGAGTCGCACGCGGCTTTGTTCATGAACTCGGTCGATTCTGACGTCCCCGTCTGGCCTTGGGTCACCCCAGTGATGAGGTGCAGCCCTGTGGGGGGAGGCCTGGCTAGTTCAGAAGACCCTGTGGAAGGCGGAGACTTGGGTCTCATCACATGTCCTCCCACCCACAGGAGGCAGGCCCACCCCTTTCTCCCCCCGGCCCCTCCTCGTAGCCGTAGAACTGCACATgccctggggacagaggcccagtgAAGAAGGCTGCATCGCTGCCCCATGGCACAGCCCAGAGGCTAAGTCTGCAGGAGCCAACTCGAGCCTCACAGGAGGGCAGGACTCAATTAATTTACACACGGCCTGTCCCCCGGGGATGGCTGTCTTCCCTCAGGTGACCCCTGCTCCTGCCATCTTGTTTCCTCCCAGGCAACAACTACCAGGGCCATGGCAACTTTGACTTCCCCCATGGGAACCCCGGCGGCACGTCCATGAATGACTTCATGCATGGACCCCCCCAGCTATCTCACCCCCCGGACATGCCCAACAACATGGCCGCCCTTGAGAAACCCCTCAGCCACCCCATGCAGGAAACTGTGAGTACCTGTTCCTCACCCCCACGTCCCCCACGCCCTAGCCTCTGAGTTGGGCAGAGGGCCTGTCTGCTGTTTCCCTAGTTTCCCCCCAGGCAAAGAGGAGGACTGAGAATTGGGTCTGGGGGCTCAGGAGGAAGTGAGAGGCCTGACAAGCTGGGTAACAGCCCATCAGCGCCCTTGGACTTAGCCGTTTCACCCAGGATATCGGATTCTCAGGAAACGGGGGAAGGTTCGGGCTGTTCcctgcacacacgtgtgcatgcacaGCCCCcaggtacacacacacgcacacacgcaacTCCCACCCTCTCTGTCCCCACTTACACTCTTACCCTGACTTATGTAACCCCAGCCACCTAGAATTTTGTCTCAAACCTAAGCACTTACTCCCCCAAAGGTCTGAATCCTTGGGGTATCTCCACCTCCTGCAAAAAAAAATGCTCGGAAGTCCACTTATCCTGAGAGTATTCCCTTCTTGTCCTGTTTTACGTATGAACACATACCCTGTGTTGCTGAGAAAGGCCCTCGCAGGTAAGGTGTGCTGGGCCGTCCAGAGGCCTCCGTTCCTGAGGCTGTGGCGACAGTGGTAGCGGCCTGGCCACCTCCCGAGTCTTCATCTAGTGAGCGCTGGATAATTCTACTCGATTTAAGAGGTGTTTCCTGAGCCTGTGCTCCAGACCGGGCCTTGTACCAGGTACAAGCAAGACAGGCACGGGCCCTGTGCTAATGGAGCAAAACTTCTGGCAGGGCCTGGATGGAGCAAGAACAGTTGGGGTTTCAAGAACACCAAGGCCTGAGGGCTGAAGTGTGAGGCCCAGTGATTCTGTCTGTTCCTGATCGCTCACCCTACGAGAAGGAGAAGTGGGAGGGCCTGGCAGAGGGCCCTGGGCCACACCAGCTAGAGCGAGGGTTCAGAGCTTCCAGAGAAGGTCCTGTATGGCAGCAGGGTTGGATGGTCCTACACCAGGGGGCGCCACTGAGGCCCTCTCGTCCTCCGTCCCGTGGCCTGGAAGGAAGGGGCCTCTGGATTGTACTGTGTTCCACTCCCATGACATGAAgttgcctctgcctctgcctctggctgGGCCAGGGGCTATCATTTGGGCCAGAGCTACCTGAT encodes:
- the ZMIZ1 gene encoding zinc finger MIZ domain-containing protein 1 isoform X4 codes for the protein MQPPLNSMSSMKPTLSHSDGSFPYDPVPWQQNTNQPPGSLSVVTTVWGVTNTSQSQVLGNPMANANNPMNPGGNPMASGMTTSNPGLNSPQFAGQQQQFSAKAGPAQPYIQQGMYGRPNYPGSGGFGASYPGGPSAPAGMGIPPHTRPPADFTQPAAAAAAAAVAAAAATATATATATVAALQETQNKDINQYGPVCSSFQMGPTQAYNSQFMNQPGPRGPASMGGSMNPASMAAGMTPSGMSGPPMGMNQPRPPGISPFGTHGQRMPQQTYPGPRPQSLPIQSMKRPYPGEPNYGNQQYGPNSQFPTQPGQYPTPNPPRPLTSPNYPGQRMPSQPSTAQYPPPTVNMGQYYKPEQFNGQNNTFSGSSYSNYSQGNVNRPPRPVPVANYPHSPVPGNPTPPMTPGSGIPPYLSPSQDVKPPFPPDIKPNMSALPPPPATHNDELRLTFPVRDGVVLEPFRLEHNLAVSNHVFHLRPTVHQTLMWRSDLELQFKCYHHEDRQMNTNWPASVQVSVNATPLTIERGDNKTSHKPLHLKHVCQPGRNTIQITVTACCCSHLFVLQLVHRPSVRSVLQGLLKKRLLPAEHCITKIKRNFSSVAASSGNTTLNGEDGVEQTAIKVSLKCPITFRRIQLPARGHDCKHVQCFDLESYLQLNCERGTWRCPVCNKTALLEGLEVDQYMWGILNAIQHSEFEEVTIDPTCSWRPVPIKSDLHIKDDPDGIPSKRFKTMSPSQMIMPNVMEMIAALGPGPSPYPLPPPPGATNSNDYSNQGNNYQGHGNFDFPHGNPGGTSMNDFMHGPPQLSHPPDMPNNMAALEKPLSHPMQETMPHAGSSDQPHPSIQQGLHVPHPSSQSGPPLHHSGAPPPPSQPPRQPPQAAPGNHPHSDLTFNPSSALEGQAGAQGASDMPEPSLDLLPELTNPDELLSYLDPPDLPSNSNDDLLSLFENN